CAATGTGATAATTGTTGGTAAATGATGAGAAGAGAAATATATCTCCTTTAGTGTCATGTATTTTCTCACCGACGTTATCTAAAGCGTGCTCCACAAAACTGAGATAGGTTAGATCTAAAACGTTTGGAGAATATCCTGCATCTTTCGCTACCGGTGATAATGAACTTATCCAAAGAGGCGGAGCGGGTAAATCATATATAGGTACACTCATCCCGCTAGAGAGATTTACTGACTTGGAGAGATATTTTTCGTATTGACTTTGTTGCTCTTCGTTTAGCATCTTTTTAGTTTTCTCAAAATACACATCAAAGAATTCTTGTTCTTCAGAGTCAAGATGATTTTTTCTTATAAAGGGACTGTTCACGAAGACAAGTTCTCGCATAAATCTCAACTACTTATTAATGGTTAAAGTACATTTAAATATATTTAAAATTCAACACAATCCCATCAATCAATGATTGTGATGAAAATGATGCATAAGCATAAGAAAGTAATTAGCAAAATATGGTTATGAGTAATGTTGATGAGTTAGCCATAAATATTAATCATCTAACAAAATCATTTGAACAAGATGGTGGCTCGAAAAAAGTTATAATCGATCTCTCGTTAGAAATTAAAAAAAATCAGATATTTGGTTTGCTCGGTCAAAACGGAGCGGGTAAAACCACGTTAATATATATATTATCAGGTCTCCTTCAAGCTGATAAAGGTGTACTCAAAGTGCTCGGTTGCGATCCAGAAAAGCAGAGAATTGAACTCGCCAAAAAAATTAATATTTGCAGCGGAAATTCACTATTTTTTTACATATTCACGGCTCGAGAAATACTGAAATATTACGGTCTTTTATATGGTATGAGTGAGAAGGATATTGAAACAAAATCAAATCAACTCATAAAAGAACTCGGCATTGAGAAGTTTGCAAACGATCAATTTCACGAACTTTCTACAGGTATGAAGCAGAAAGTTGCTCTGGCAAAGGCACTTATTAATAGTCCCGAACTTCTTTTTCTAGATGAACCAACTTTAGGGCTTGATGTGGAGGTTGCGAAGAACATACGTCAATACCTTAAAAATCTTGTTTTAAAAGAAAAAATGACTATTGTTCTTACGTCTCACTATCTTTCAGAAGTTGAAGAACTATGTAATGATATTGCAATAATACATCATGGAAAAATAATAGCTAAGGGAAATGTAGAACAAATAACCACATCGGCTAATGTAGATACAACTATGATCGCAAAATTTGAGAAAATACTCGGTGATACAAAATTCATAGAAAAAATTTCCGGTGTGCGTAGTGTCATAGTTAATGAAAGTGAGGCCATTATTTACATTAGCGGCGGTCCATCAACTGTTGAAAGAATTCTTATCGCACTCAAAGATAAAAAGGTTGTATTATCGCATGTTGAAGTAAGAAAAGCAACACTTGAAGAGGCGTTTTTGCGCTTAATACGTTCGGAGGAATAAAATGTTTTCACATGTTAAGGGATATTTTTATAAGCATTATATTATGTATAAGAAAAGTACTGTTGAAAAAGCCACTCTTTTTATATATCCATTTGTATCTTTATTTTCAATAGGGCTACTTGCATTATACCTTCGTGCGATGGGTTCGCCTCTTGATGTTGTACCGTTTGTCATGATTGGTGTAATCGCATGGACGTTCTACGATCTTTGCCAGCGTGTTGTAGTATACGGCATATTATTAGATATCTGGGACTACTGCTTAAAGCATTCAATGATTTCAACAGCTACATTAGTCGATTATCTTATTGGAAATTCGCTCTTTGGACTTTTAATAAGTAGCATCTCATTATTAATTCTGAATATACTCAGTTCAGTTTTCTTCGGTTTTAGTATATTTTCTGCAGGAGTGGCTTCTGTCATTTCTTTTATAATAATATTCATTTTTGCGGTGGCTACCGGTCTTGCGATTAATTCGATAATCTTATTAGGCAATAAAGAAAACGCAGTGCTTGTGTGGTCGGTACCTGGTATTGTGATGGTCTTTTCAGGTGTATATTATCCATTAAACATGTTGCCTGGAATTATTCAGGCGATCGCTTACATTCTTCCGACCACATATGCAATTGAGGCAATACGAATCGACATGGGCTTCTCAGAGGGTATACTATGGAGGACACTTTTGTATGGACTTGTAACATCACTTATATATCTAGTATTTTTTTACCACGTTTTTGAACGCGCCATATTTCAAGAAAGAAAAAAAGGTAAGACCATTTTAAGTTAAAACCTAACGCCACCTCATGCAATTCACTCTGCGCTAAAGCGCGGAAGATTTCTTGCGGGAGTAAACGTTTAAACTCATTCTTCATAGTACTCTTTGAATAAGTCGTAGTTGCCATTGAATGTGTGTATCATCCCATTTTCAAGATACCATATCTTGTTACATAGACCGTTTATGAATGACCTATCATGACTCACAGTTAATAGTGTGCCATCATAATTTTGTAGCCCTCTTTGAAGCAATTCGCCTGAGACAATATCCAGGTTATTGAGCGGTTCATCGATGATTAAAAAATTCGAACGTTCGGCCATGAATTTAGAGAGCATAACCCGCGATCTTTCTCCGAGGCTTAACTTCCCGATTTTTTTCAGGACATCATCACCCTTGAAAAGCATGCTGGCTAAAAGACCACGAGCTTTGCCTTCATCCATGCTTCCGCTGGACACATAAATTTCATCCAATATTGTTTTCTCATTATTAAGTGTGTTTAATTCCTGATCATAATATGAAATCTTGACATTCTGGCCACGCTTTATACTTCCTTCAAATGGTTCTTCGCCTAAAATCATTTTTATTAATGTCGATTTGCCATGACCGTTAGGTCCAAGCAACGCGATTTTATCTCCCCGATATATGACTTCGTTAAAATCATCGATTATATGTCGGTGTTTATAGCCCTTTGAAACATTTTCAAATTCGACCATCTCGGTTGAGCCGCGTTTATCTTCTTTAAGATTTAATCGCATTTTCCCAGTTGTATCCCTGGGCTTCTCAATAGCACCTCTTTCCAATCTATCTGCTCTTTTCCGGATGCTTCTTACGGTTCTGCCCAACTTTACTGCGCCTTGTTGTACCCAGATTGCTTTAATTCGCGCAGACTCCCGCAATCTCTTTACCTCTTCTTGTTGCTGTTCGTATAAATCGGTTCTTCGTTTTAGGTCCTTTGATTTTTCTTCTAAATAAGTCTCATAATTGCCAGAGTATGATTTCAATCGTCCGTCATCTAATTCCACAATTTTGTTGGACACATTGTTTATAAACTGCTTATCATGAGAAACCATGAGTAGTGTATCGAGTTTATTAAGATAATCTTCAAGCCATTCTCTCGAGGGTAAATCCAGGTGGTTCGTGGGTTCATCAAGAATATAGAAATCCCCCTCTTGCGAAAGAGCTCTTGCTAGAGAAAGTTTGGTTTTCTGACCGCTACTTAGATTACTGATTGTTAAATCGTAATCTTCTTCTTGAAAACCCATAGCCTCTAGTATTTCATAGAATCGCTTCTCATTCGGCTTTCTTGAGGATGACACTATCGTGTCATATTCCACCAAAACCCGATTCATTCTGTCTTGGAACTCGTACGTTTTAGGAT
The genomic region above belongs to Nanoarchaeota archaeon and contains:
- a CDS encoding ABC transporter ATP-binding protein yields the protein MSNVDELAININHLTKSFEQDGGSKKVIIDLSLEIKKNQIFGLLGQNGAGKTTLIYILSGLLQADKGVLKVLGCDPEKQRIELAKKINICSGNSLFFYIFTAREILKYYGLLYGMSEKDIETKSNQLIKELGIEKFANDQFHELSTGMKQKVALAKALINSPELLFLDEPTLGLDVEVAKNIRQYLKNLVLKEKMTIVLTSHYLSEVEELCNDIAIIHHGKIIAKGNVEQITTSANVDTTMIAKFEKILGDTKFIEKISGVRSVIVNESEAIIYISGGPSTVERILIALKDKKVVLSHVEVRKATLEEAFLRLIRSEE
- a CDS encoding ABC transporter permease, encoding MYKKSTVEKATLFIYPFVSLFSIGLLALYLRAMGSPLDVVPFVMIGVIAWTFYDLCQRVVVYGILLDIWDYCLKHSMISTATLVDYLIGNSLFGLLISSISLLILNILSSVFFGFSIFSAGVASVISFIIIFIFAVATGLAINSIILLGNKENAVLVWSVPGIVMVFSGVYYPLNMLPGIIQAIAYILPTTYAIEAIRIDMGFSEGILWRTLLYGLVTSLIYLVFFYHVFERAIFQERKKGKTILS
- a CDS encoding ATP-binding cassette domain-containing protein, with the translated sequence MEYVNISGLKKSYDRPIFENANLSVNKGDRIALIGQNGRGKTTLIKIITGLEDYEGGTVRKKSNLLIVYAPQVWELDAKKTSRDVLKTMDARLAEINNILADPKTYEFQDRMNRVLVEYDTIVSSSRKPNEKRFYEILEAMGFQEEDYDLTISNLSSGQKTKLSLARALSQEGDFYILDEPTNHLDLPSREWLEDYLNKLDTLLMVSHDKQFINNVSNKIVELDDGRLKSYSGNYETYLEEKSKDLKRRTDLYEQQQEEVKRLRESARIKAIWVQQGAVKLGRTVRSIRKRADRLERGAIEKPRDTTGKMRLNLKEDKRGSTEMVEFENVSKGYKHRHIIDDFNEVIYRGDKIALLGPNGHGKSTLIKMILGEEPFEGSIKRGQNVKISYYDQELNTLNNEKTILDEIYVSSGSMDEGKARGLLASMLFKGDDVLKKIGKLSLGERSRVMLSKFMAERSNFLIIDEPLNNLDIVSGELLQRGLQNYDGTLLTVSHDRSFINGLCNKIWYLENGMIHTFNGNYDLFKEYYEE